The Mycolicibacterium smegmatis genome has a window encoding:
- a CDS encoding RNA polymerase sigma factor → MFATCGAGATITGPDALAERFVRETEPVRDFLIRNAIRLTHQRADAEDLVQETLLKAYLSFGRYREGNHLKAWLARIMSNAWIDRHRSAQRRPAEQLSAEMADLRFSAEMLSAGRGWVDSAETQALQSMPGDAGIALAMLPPELRDIVYYACVADYRNTEIAVLLGIPVGTVGSRLHRGKALLREALSPSTDTGQAPDETRMAG, encoded by the coding sequence ATGTTTGCAACTTGCGGCGCCGGTGCCACGATCACCGGTCCGGACGCGCTCGCCGAGCGGTTCGTCCGTGAGACCGAACCCGTCCGGGACTTTTTGATCCGCAACGCCATCCGGCTGACACACCAACGTGCCGACGCCGAGGACCTCGTACAGGAAACCCTGCTCAAGGCGTACCTGTCCTTCGGCAGATACCGAGAGGGCAACCATCTCAAGGCCTGGCTGGCGCGGATCATGTCCAACGCGTGGATCGACAGGCACCGGTCGGCCCAACGGCGTCCGGCAGAACAACTCAGCGCCGAGATGGCCGACCTCAGGTTCAGCGCCGAGATGCTCTCTGCGGGTAGGGGCTGGGTGGATTCCGCGGAGACACAGGCCCTGCAGTCGATGCCGGGTGATGCGGGTATCGCGCTGGCGATGCTGCCGCCCGAGTTGCGCGACATCGTGTACTACGCCTGTGTCGCCGACTACCGGAACACCGAGATCGCGGTGCTGCTCGGCATCCCGGTGGGTACGGTGGGGTCACGGCTGCACCGCGGGAAAGCCCTGCTGCGCGAGGCCCTCTCACCTTCGACCGATACCGGCCAGGCGCCCGACGAGACAAGGATGGCAGGATGA
- a CDS encoding LLM class F420-dependent oxidoreductase, with protein sequence MDLGFHIPIFDIDGGTTAIAGELARVGESAEAAGASWLSFMDHFFQIEPTGLPAEAHMLEGYTTLGYLAAHTETVPLGLLVTGVTYRHPGLLAKIVTTLDVLSGGRAVLGVGAAWFEREHVGLGVPFPPLAERFERLEETLQICAQMWDPADNGPYDGKYYQLAETLCSPQPINRPKVMIGGSGERKTLRLVAQYGDACNLFASSVDEVGHKIDVLKRHCDTVGRDFDQIRVTIIANNDPRPTPETRDEFVRSMADYAKLGVHTAIVIPTTGSPAAWIDGMAPAVPQLAELGS encoded by the coding sequence ATGGACCTTGGTTTTCACATTCCGATCTTCGACATCGACGGCGGCACCACCGCGATCGCCGGTGAACTCGCGCGTGTAGGTGAGTCCGCCGAGGCGGCCGGTGCGAGCTGGTTGTCGTTCATGGACCATTTCTTCCAGATCGAGCCGACGGGCCTGCCCGCCGAGGCACACATGCTCGAGGGCTACACCACGCTGGGTTACCTCGCCGCGCATACCGAGACGGTGCCGTTGGGCCTCCTGGTCACCGGTGTCACCTACCGCCACCCAGGCCTGCTGGCAAAGATCGTCACCACGCTCGACGTACTCTCGGGTGGCCGTGCGGTTCTGGGCGTCGGCGCGGCGTGGTTCGAGCGCGAACACGTGGGACTCGGTGTGCCGTTCCCCCCGCTCGCCGAGCGCTTCGAGCGGTTGGAGGAGACGCTGCAGATCTGCGCGCAGATGTGGGACCCGGCCGACAACGGGCCGTACGACGGCAAGTACTACCAGTTGGCGGAAACCCTGTGTTCACCGCAGCCCATCAACCGGCCCAAGGTGATGATCGGCGGCAGCGGTGAACGCAAGACACTGCGATTGGTGGCCCAATACGGAGACGCGTGCAACCTTTTCGCGTCGTCGGTCGACGAGGTCGGGCACAAGATCGACGTCCTGAAACGGCACTGCGACACCGTAGGCCGGGACTTCGACCAGATCCGGGTGACGATCATAGCCAACAACGATCCGCGTCCGACGCCCGAGACGCGTGACGAATTCGTCCGCAGCATGGCCGATTACGCGAAACTGGGTGTGCACACCGCGATTGTCATACCGACCACCGGATCCCCCGCGGCCTGGATCGACGGGATGGCGCCGGCGGTTCCCCAACTGGCCGAACTCGGTTCGTAG